From Hyalangium minutum:
GACGGCCTCCGAGCCCGGTTCCCCGCCTACGGCTACCGGGACATCGTCGAACTCCAGCACCGGCTCGTCACGGAGACGCTCGGCATCCCTCGCCTCCACGCCATCGTGGGCCTCTCCATGGGCGGGATGAACGCCTGGCTCTGGAGCGAGCTGTACCCGGACGATGTGGAGGCGGTGATGCCCATCGTCTCGCTGCCCACGCGCGTCTCGGGCCGCAACCTCCTCTGGCGCCGCTTCGTCACCCATCAGATCCGCAATGACCCGGACTGGAGAGGGGGCGACTACACGGCTCCGCCTCGCGGCTGGTGTGAGGCGTTTCCTGTCTTCCGCATGCTGCTCGACGGAGTGCCCCACCTCCAGGAGACGATCCCCCATGCGGCTGCGGCGGATGCCTTCGTTCAGGAGGCCATCACCCAAGCGGCCCGAATGGATGCGAACGACATCCTGTACTCGCTTGAGTCGTCGGCCGACTATGACCCGGAGCCCGCCCTCAGGGACATCAAGGCCAAGGTCTTCGCGCTCAACTTCTCGGATGACGAGTTCAACCCTGTCTCGCTGGGCACGCTGGAGCGCCTCATGCCGCGCGTGAAGCGAGGGCGCTTCGTGATCCAACCTGGACACGGAGGCTCGTACGGCCACTTCACGCAAGCCCACCCCGAGCAGTGGGCACGGCATGTCGCGGACTTCATGGCTTACGTCGAGGAATCCCCCCAGACGGCAGTTCAGAACGAGTGACCTTGGACATCAACGCCCGCAGCGCCGCGGCCTCGTCGCTGCCGAACACCCGCTCGAATTCCGCTTGGGCACGAAGCCAGAGCGCCCGAGCACGCCGATGAGCGGCCTTCCCCTCCGGCGTCAACGCCACGACACGCATGCGACGATCCTTGCCGACCTGCAGGACGACGAGTCCGTCCTTCAACAGCGGCCGGAGGTTGTGCGTGAGCGTCGACGGATCCATGACGAGCTGTTCCGCGAGCTCGTTCACCGTCTTGGGACCGTGTTGATGGACGCGCTGAAGAATCGAGTACTGCGTCGTCCGGATGCCGCTCGGCAGGAGTGTCTGATCATAGAACTGGGTGATGTGGCGCGAGGCCTGCCTCAGCGCCAGGCAGGTGCACACGGTCGGAGTGAGGTCTTCGTCTCGAGGCATCGCCCATCCGGACGGAGCGAGGGATCATGGCCGCTCCACTGCTGAGTGTAACCGTTCGCGGCCGGTCGACGGTGCCGGTGAGATCAGCGATACTGCGGGTGCACCCGGTACACCAACGCGAGGCAGCCCATGGCCGTAGCCAAGAAGCAGACCGCGAAGAAGTCCGCCAGCAAGAAGACGGCGGCCAAGAAGTCCACCGCGAAGAAGGCGGCGGCCAAGAAGCCCACCGCGAAGAAGGCGGCGGCCAAGAACTCGGCGGCGAAGAGCACCAGCTCCGAAAAGGGGCTCTTCTGCAAACACGGGAACATCGCCAGCGCTTGCCTGCGGTGCAAATAGCCCCGGAGAAGCCGCCCCTCCTGGGAGCCGCGTTTCAATAGGACTACTCTGCGTGCGTACCCTCTGCACTCCGTGAGAACGCACGCATGTCCTCGACTGCTCCCCACCCGGCTCAACTCATTGTCGATCTCGGCTTTGGCTTCATCCTCTCGGGCGCGCTCGCTGCGGTAACCGAGCTGGGCGTCGCGGACCGACTGGCGCAAGGTCCCAAGAGCCCGTCCGTCCTTGCCGAGGAGCTGAAAGTCGATGCCTCCTCGCTGTACCGGGCGCTCCGCCTGCTGGCCAGCGCGGGCGTATTCACCGAAGACACCGAAGGACGCTTCGGCCTCACGCCCGCCGCGGAGCTGCTGCAGTCCCAGGTGCCCGGCTCGCTGCGCGACGCGGTGCTGATGCTCACCCAGAAGATCTTCTGGGCCCCGGCAGGCGAGATGGCGGAGACCATCCGGACGGGAGAGACGCCCTTTGCTCGCATCTTCGGCAAGCCGTTCTTCGACTACCTCGCGAGCGACGCAGCCGCCGGAGCCACCTTCCACCGCGGCATGTCCAGCCTCTCCGACATGGAGAATGGCCCCATCGCGCGCAGCTATGACTTCAGCCCCTTCCACCAGGTGGTGGACATCGGCGGAGGACACGGAGGGTTCCTCGTCGAGGTGCTCCAATCCGCACCCAAGCTCCGGGGCGTGCTCTTCGATCACAGCCACGTCCTCTCGGAGTCGAGGATCGCCAAGGCGGGACTGTCGCAGTCCTGCGAGCACGCCACCGGGGACTTCTTCGAGGCCGTGCCCTCGGGTGCGGATGTCTACGTGTTGAAGCGCATTCTCCACGACTGGAACGATGAGGACTGCGTCCGCATCCTGCGCAACTGCCGCAGCGCCATGGCCCAGGGAGGGCGAGTCCTCGTCATCGACACGGTCATCCCCCCGGGCAATGCGCCCCATGGCGGCAAGGTGCTGGACGTCATGATGATGGCCTCGCTGCCAGGCCGCGAGCGCACGGAGGCGGACTTCCGCAAGCTCTTCGCTCAGGCGGGACTCCAGCTCTCGCGCATCCTTCCCACGCCCACGGCGATGAGCATCACCGAGGCCATTGCGGCGTGATCAAGCACGGCTCCCCGCGGCCTGCGTTACCTTGCGCACCGCTTCGATGAAGCGGCGCAGCTTCGCGGGGTAGATGGGCGCCTG
This genomic window contains:
- a CDS encoding MarR family winged helix-turn-helix transcriptional regulator — translated: MPRDEDLTPTVCTCLALRQASRHITQFYDQTLLPSGIRTTQYSILQRVHQHGPKTVNELAEQLVMDPSTLTHNLRPLLKDGLVVLQVGKDRRMRVVALTPEGKAAHRRARALWLRAQAEFERVFGSDEAAALRALMSKVTRSELPSGGIPRRKP
- a CDS encoding methyltransferase → MSSTAPHPAQLIVDLGFGFILSGALAAVTELGVADRLAQGPKSPSVLAEELKVDASSLYRALRLLASAGVFTEDTEGRFGLTPAAELLQSQVPGSLRDAVLMLTQKIFWAPAGEMAETIRTGETPFARIFGKPFFDYLASDAAAGATFHRGMSSLSDMENGPIARSYDFSPFHQVVDIGGGHGGFLVEVLQSAPKLRGVLFDHSHVLSESRIAKAGLSQSCEHATGDFFEAVPSGADVYVLKRILHDWNDEDCVRILRNCRSAMAQGGRVLVIDTVIPPGNAPHGGKVLDVMMMASLPGRERTEADFRKLFAQAGLQLSRILPTPTAMSITEAIAA
- a CDS encoding alpha/beta fold hydrolase, with amino-acid sequence MKRRDLFLGVSVLLLGCASARPPVTEPTAAISTAAPFSATSELAVQQGDAVFANHRLHNGMTLPELRIHYATAGTPRRDATGAVTNAVLLLHWTGSSGEVLRSKPFVDALFAPGKPLDATKYYLIFPDSLGHGRSTKPSDGLRARFPAYGYRDIVELQHRLVTETLGIPRLHAIVGLSMGGMNAWLWSELYPDDVEAVMPIVSLPTRVSGRNLLWRRFVTHQIRNDPDWRGGDYTAPPRGWCEAFPVFRMLLDGVPHLQETIPHAAAADAFVQEAITQAARMDANDILYSLESSADYDPEPALRDIKAKVFALNFSDDEFNPVSLGTLERLMPRVKRGRFVIQPGHGGSYGHFTQAHPEQWARHVADFMAYVEESPQTAVQNE